A window of Candidatus Hydrogenedentota bacterium contains these coding sequences:
- a CDS encoding type 1 glutamine amidotransferase yields the protein MLEDSPLKHKRILIIAGEIYEDLELWYPKLRLEEAGAAVTVAGPEAGVKYAGKHGYPCVSDARIDAMLEADFDGLIVPGGFMPDALRRDPALLKLVSDFAAAGKLVAAICHGGWIPISAKVYRGVRVTGSPGIKDDLENAGALFEDAPVVVDRHFISSRRPGDLPDFCRAIIAFLAAWQP from the coding sequence ATGCTGGAAGATTCTCCACTCAAACATAAACGCATCCTGATCATCGCCGGCGAGATCTACGAAGATCTGGAGCTCTGGTACCCGAAGCTCCGCCTGGAGGAGGCGGGCGCGGCCGTGACCGTGGCCGGGCCGGAGGCGGGCGTGAAATACGCCGGTAAACACGGCTACCCCTGCGTTTCCGACGCCCGCATCGACGCCATGCTGGAGGCGGATTTTGACGGGCTTATCGTGCCCGGCGGCTTCATGCCCGACGCCCTGCGCCGCGATCCGGCGCTCCTCAAGCTCGTGTCGGATTTCGCGGCGGCGGGCAAGCTGGTGGCGGCCATCTGCCACGGTGGCTGGATACCGATCTCGGCGAAGGTTTACCGCGGCGTCCGCGTGACCGGATCGCCGGGCATCAAGGACGACCTGGAGAACGCCGGCGCCCTCTTCGAAGACGCCCCGGTCGTGGTTGATCGCCACTTCATTTCCAGCCGCCGCCCCGGCGATCTGCCGGACTTCTGCCGCGCCATCATCGCCTTTCTCGCGGCCTGGCAGCCCTGA
- a CDS encoding 3D domain-containing protein, which yields MARAALQPRGSICDTIHMKPFIVLVIAALALAGCASNPKPDGPPVVRELLTTGYCKCGRCTNWRHTLFLRRTVIKDGPSKGDRKKVRKTASGKMAKVGTIAADTSVYPFGTIMYIPGYGYGEVQDVGGAIKGQHIDLFFKKHETALKWGKQRKQVQIWFP from the coding sequence ATGGCGCGGGCCGCCTTGCAACCGCGCGGCTCCATATGCGATACCATCCACATGAAACCGTTCATCGTGCTAGTCATCGCCGCCCTTGCCCTCGCCGGGTGCGCGTCGAATCCGAAACCGGATGGTCCGCCGGTCGTGCGCGAACTGCTCACGACCGGCTACTGCAAGTGCGGGCGCTGCACCAACTGGCGCCACACCCTCTTCCTCCGGCGCACGGTCATCAAGGACGGCCCCAGCAAGGGCGATCGCAAAAAGGTGCGCAAGACCGCCAGCGGCAAGATGGCGAAGGTCGGCACCATCGCCGCCGACACCAGCGTATACCCCTTCGGGACGATTATGTACATTCCCGGCTACGGCTACGGCGAAGTGCAGGATGTCGGCGGGGCCATCAAGGGCCAGCACATCGATCTTTTCTTCAAGAAGCACGAGACCGCCCTGAAATGGGGCAAGCAGCGCAAGCAGGTCCAGATCTGGTTCCCCTGA
- a CDS encoding exo-alpha-sialidase, with translation MIARLLSCLALAAAFAAPALESELIFPMNPMHNHGSSIVETPEGDLIACWFHGTGERKSDDVVIQGARKRQGADTWSEPFLMADTPDLPDCNPVLFIDPRGTLWLFWIAVQDNEWGGSLLKYRTAANYQNDGPPEWDWQDVIHTRPLNLEPKMNATLDQLETEMADLLAGAPRIQGLIQQLRDTLPIKIHRRLGWMTRIKPIMTSENRMMLGLYSDVWNSSLAVFTEDWGQTWTTGEPALTMQLGNIQPAFAQRKNGEIVMYMRDNGLPKKIRQAVSNDGGVTWGPVTAMDIPNPGASVDVLVLQSGHWALICNDADGRHIATVYLSEDEGQTWPVSRRIEDFEKDAGSASYFALIQGKDGVIHTTYSYKNADTPGSAIKHVAFDEGWIRGE, from the coding sequence ATGATCGCCCGTCTACTCTCCTGCCTCGCCCTCGCCGCCGCATTCGCCGCGCCCGCCCTCGAAAGCGAGCTCATTTTCCCCATGAACCCGATGCACAACCACGGATCGAGCATCGTGGAGACGCCGGAGGGCGACCTCATTGCGTGCTGGTTCCACGGCACGGGCGAGCGCAAGTCCGACGATGTGGTGATCCAGGGAGCGCGCAAGCGCCAGGGCGCGGATACGTGGAGCGAGCCCTTCCTGATGGCGGATACGCCCGATCTGCCGGACTGCAATCCGGTGCTGTTCATCGACCCCCGCGGCACGCTCTGGCTCTTCTGGATCGCCGTCCAGGACAACGAGTGGGGCGGGTCCCTCCTGAAATACCGCACCGCCGCGAACTACCAGAACGACGGGCCGCCCGAATGGGACTGGCAGGACGTCATCCACACGCGCCCGCTCAATCTGGAGCCGAAAATGAACGCCACGCTCGACCAGCTCGAGACGGAGATGGCGGATCTCCTTGCGGGCGCCCCGCGAATTCAGGGATTGATCCAGCAACTCCGCGACACGCTCCCAATCAAGATCCACCGGCGGCTGGGCTGGATGACGCGGATCAAGCCGATTATGACCAGCGAAAACCGGATGATGCTCGGGCTCTATTCCGACGTTTGGAACTCGTCGCTGGCGGTCTTCACCGAGGATTGGGGCCAGACCTGGACCACCGGGGAACCCGCGCTCACCATGCAGCTCGGCAACATCCAGCCGGCCTTCGCCCAGCGCAAAAATGGCGAGATCGTGATGTACATGCGGGACAACGGCCTCCCGAAGAAGATCCGCCAGGCGGTCTCCAACGACGGCGGCGTGACCTGGGGGCCGGTCACCGCGATGGACATTCCCAATCCCGGGGCATCGGTGGATGTGCTCGTGTTGCAAAGCGGCCACTGGGCCCTGATCTGCAACGACGCGGACGGGCGGCACATCGCGACGGTGTATCTTTCGGAGGACGAAGGGCAGACCTGGCCGGTTTCCAGACGGATCGAAGACTTCGAGAAGGACGCCGGTTCCGCCTCGTATTTCGCACTGATTCAGGGGAAAGACGGCGTGATTCACACGACGTATTCCTACAAGAACGCGGACACGCCCGGATCCGCGATCAAGCATGTCGCGTTTGACGAGGGGTGGATCCGGGGCGAGTAA
- a CDS encoding glycosyltransferase, which produces MPDPADRGPHVLMIGAFPPQAQGIPGYCGALAAAIGRRATIRALGFRAMYPPWLFPGVKAANDPTSAAPEAPGLTVTHALAWYNPLGWIRHAWRAPADVVHIQWWSLPLFPVCLTFALAARIRRLAVVLTVHNVHPHEPSRGFTIASRILYRLADHLIVHSKTNREQLCASGTIARDHVSCIPMGADDGPITPPDRPTARATLDLPEDAEVVLFFGTIRPYKGLRDLLRAAATARKSLPRLHLVIAGKPWEDWAPLDGLIHDLGLGDCVRARLKYLPEADLPPILAAADLAVLPYTHFDAQSAAGSRLIAAGLPLVVTDTGGLPELVQHDPRWVAPPNDPEALAARIVAYFTDPAAAEAFRDIAGRTRAAMSWDGAAEAHLRLYRALRT; this is translated from the coding sequence ATGCCCGATCCCGCCGACAGAGGGCCGCACGTCCTGATGATCGGGGCCTTTCCGCCCCAGGCCCAGGGCATTCCCGGCTATTGCGGGGCCCTGGCGGCCGCGATCGGCCGGCGCGCGACGATCCGCGCCCTGGGCTTCCGGGCCATGTATCCCCCGTGGCTCTTCCCGGGCGTGAAGGCGGCCAACGACCCCACCAGCGCGGCCCCGGAGGCCCCGGGCCTCACCGTGACGCACGCGCTGGCCTGGTACAACCCGCTCGGCTGGATCCGGCATGCGTGGCGCGCGCCGGCGGATGTCGTCCATATCCAGTGGTGGAGCCTGCCGCTGTTTCCGGTCTGCCTGACCTTCGCGCTGGCGGCAAGGATACGGAGGCTGGCCGTGGTGCTGACGGTCCACAACGTCCATCCCCACGAACCGAGCCGGGGCTTCACCATCGCCAGCCGCATCCTCTACCGCCTCGCCGATCACCTCATCGTGCACAGCAAGACGAACCGCGAACAACTCTGCGCCAGCGGGACGATCGCGCGCGACCACGTTTCCTGCATTCCCATGGGCGCCGACGATGGCCCGATCACGCCGCCGGATCGCCCGACCGCCCGCGCCACGCTCGATCTGCCCGAAGACGCCGAGGTGGTGCTATTCTTCGGCACGATCCGCCCGTACAAGGGGCTGCGCGATTTGCTGCGCGCCGCCGCGACCGCCCGAAAATCGCTGCCGCGCCTTCATCTCGTGATCGCGGGCAAGCCCTGGGAAGACTGGGCGCCCCTCGACGGCCTGATTCACGACCTGGGTCTGGGCGATTGCGTGCGCGCACGGCTGAAATACCTCCCGGAAGCCGATTTGCCGCCGATTCTTGCCGCCGCGGATCTCGCCGTGCTGCCCTACACGCATTTCGACGCGCAGAGCGCGGCCGGATCGCGCCTGATCGCCGCCGGGTTGCCGCTGGTCGTCACCGATACCGGCGGCTTGCCGGAGCTTGTGCAGCACGATCCTCGCTGGGTGGCGCCCCCGAACGATCCCGAGGCCCTCGCGGCGCGGATCGTGGCGTACTTCACCGATCCCGCCGCCGCCGAGGCCTTCCGCGATATTGCCGGCAGGACCCGCGCGGCGATGTCGTGGGACGGCGCGGCGGAGGCGCACCTTCGGCTCTACAGGGCGCTGCGGACGTAG
- a CDS encoding trypsin-like peptidase domain-containing protein, with protein sequence MRNPWMRAGWALVAAAVLLPGWAGADPVAEAMRAIVAKNGAAVVQVKLTVKQSYTMPEYGTDVSEFTQEVTATVISPEGLMVTSLMHTDPSSWMDDMFAGEDGYSSKTEITGLKALHGEQEVDAEIVLRDRDLDLAFLRPVTKPDAPQAYVDLSGGATAQAFDEVVTLHRLGKVAQRLATANVMRIGAVQERPRLTYILGEYSGMGTPVFLTSGACLGINVTRILRGNGPNGMGVHDEYDMNMASVVIPGADILEIAKQAPAYKTD encoded by the coding sequence ATGCGAAATCCATGGATGCGGGCGGGATGGGCCCTGGTTGCGGCGGCGGTGCTATTGCCCGGATGGGCGGGCGCGGATCCCGTGGCCGAGGCGATGCGCGCGATCGTCGCGAAAAACGGCGCCGCGGTTGTGCAGGTGAAGCTGACGGTCAAACAGAGCTACACCATGCCGGAATACGGGACCGATGTGAGCGAGTTCACGCAGGAGGTTACCGCGACGGTGATCTCGCCGGAAGGGCTGATGGTCACCTCGCTGATGCACACGGATCCCTCGTCGTGGATGGACGACATGTTCGCGGGCGAGGACGGCTACAGCAGCAAGACGGAGATCACCGGGCTGAAGGCGTTGCACGGGGAGCAGGAAGTGGATGCGGAGATCGTGCTGCGCGACCGCGACCTGGATCTGGCCTTCCTGCGTCCGGTGACGAAGCCCGACGCGCCGCAGGCCTATGTGGACCTGTCCGGCGGGGCGACGGCCCAGGCCTTCGACGAGGTGGTCACCTTGCACCGCCTCGGAAAGGTGGCGCAGCGGCTGGCCACGGCGAATGTGATGCGTATCGGCGCGGTGCAGGAGCGCCCGCGGCTCACGTATATTCTCGGCGAATACAGCGGCATGGGGACGCCGGTGTTTCTCACGAGCGGCGCCTGCCTCGGCATCAACGTCACGCGCATCCTGCGCGGCAACGGCCCCAACGGAATGGGGGTTCATGACGAATACGACATGAACATGGCCAGCGTCGTCATACCCGGCGCCGACATCCTCGAGATCGCAAAACAGGCTCCGGCCTATAAGACCGACTGA
- a CDS encoding RidA family protein: MHGNRSISRMFGVVVGLGVSALAVQAQGTRAVSVDPETGLAAAVVVEDRALAHTAQLLPVDASGVIAGDTLDAQLDRLVANLSSILGEVGSSLDAIARLNMYVTSDALVGEAAARLKGRLGDGAHPAVTWVVSALADPAALVAADAIAAVADDRAPEAVLRHTSGAIPARNGAAHVAVLPKGRALYISGMAEMDTQDLVVASKGTMDQLHEVLALNGLSAEHVVHLKAFMKPASGVAEAEAVMAAFYPDATAPAMTFVDWLNGIPTEIELIAWIPGAPESADPVEHRWPPEVARSPVYCRYAIVNSPVRIYTQGFTARKTLDAAGQVHDIFAQLKAVLEPLGGDFRHMIKATYYVTADDTSTALNEIRPEYYDPERPPAASKATVAGSGSPDKRLVLDMVATGAAK, translated from the coding sequence ATGCATGGAAATCGAAGCATCTCCCGGATGTTCGGCGTGGTTGTGGGGCTGGGCGTGAGCGCGCTGGCCGTCCAGGCGCAAGGGACCCGCGCCGTTTCGGTCGACCCGGAGACGGGCCTGGCGGCGGCGGTGGTCGTTGAAGATCGGGCGCTCGCGCACACGGCGCAACTTCTCCCGGTGGACGCGTCGGGCGTGATCGCGGGCGATACGCTCGACGCGCAGCTCGACCGGCTCGTCGCAAACCTGTCGTCGATCCTGGGCGAAGTGGGTTCCAGCCTCGACGCGATCGCGCGGCTGAACATGTACGTCACGTCGGACGCGCTGGTGGGGGAGGCGGCCGCGCGCCTGAAGGGCCGCCTGGGCGATGGCGCGCACCCGGCGGTGACCTGGGTTGTTTCGGCGCTGGCGGACCCGGCGGCGCTGGTCGCGGCCGACGCGATCGCGGCCGTGGCGGATGATCGCGCGCCGGAGGCCGTGCTGCGGCACACGAGCGGCGCGATCCCCGCGCGAAACGGCGCGGCGCACGTGGCGGTATTGCCGAAAGGCCGGGCGCTCTACATTTCCGGCATGGCCGAGATGGATACGCAAGACCTAGTCGTCGCGTCAAAGGGCACGATGGACCAGCTGCACGAGGTGCTTGCGCTGAACGGGTTGTCCGCGGAGCACGTGGTGCACCTGAAGGCCTTCATGAAACCCGCGTCCGGCGTGGCGGAGGCGGAAGCGGTAATGGCGGCGTTTTATCCGGACGCCACCGCGCCCGCGATGACCTTTGTGGACTGGCTGAACGGCATCCCCACGGAGATCGAGCTGATCGCGTGGATCCCGGGCGCCCCGGAAAGCGCGGACCCGGTCGAGCACCGCTGGCCGCCCGAGGTGGCGCGGTCGCCGGTCTACTGCCGCTACGCGATCGTGAACAGCCCGGTGCGGATTTACACCCAGGGCTTCACCGCGCGGAAAACCCTGGATGCCGCCGGCCAGGTGCACGATATCTTCGCGCAGTTGAAGGCGGTGCTGGAACCGCTGGGCGGCGATTTCAGGCACATGATCAAGGCTACGTACTACGTGACGGCGGACGACACCTCCACCGCGTTGAACGAGATCCGCCCGGAATACTACGACCCGGAGCGCCCGCCGGCGGCCTCGAAAGCGACGGTGGCGGGATCGGGCTCGCCGGATAAACGGCTCGTGCTCGATATGGTGGCGACCGGCGCCGCGAAATAG
- a CDS encoding RluA family pseudouridine synthase — protein MLQTVKRLPKRLCLLSELVEINAGEEHAGLRLDVFLAEAVEDATRSYLKKLIKDERVMLNGAPCTKPGRVLSEGDAITVDLPPAPSAWPEPENIPLEILYEDEDLVMVNKAPGMVVHPAPGHHTGTLVNAILYHCPDFRRAGEDMTRPGIVHRLDRDTSGVMVVAKNEPAFRHLAAQAAAHTFDRRYLCLVRGEFQEERGRVNANIGRSLSDRSRMAVTGIRAKEAVTNFEVLERFGIASLVGLQLETGRTHQIRVHMRFAGRPVLGDPVYGEHEYRNWIIPDDLRAALYGLIGQALHAERLGVTHPKTGERLTFTAPPPEDFQRALDGLRRYHESNATPGA, from the coding sequence ATGCTTCAGACGGTTAAACGGTTACCAAAAAGGTTATGCCTCTTGAGTGAATTGGTTGAAATAAACGCCGGGGAGGAGCATGCGGGCCTCCGGCTCGATGTGTTTCTCGCGGAGGCGGTGGAGGATGCGACGCGCTCGTACCTCAAGAAGCTGATCAAGGACGAGCGCGTCATGCTCAACGGCGCGCCGTGCACCAAGCCGGGCCGCGTGCTGAGCGAGGGCGACGCGATCACGGTGGATCTGCCGCCGGCCCCGTCGGCCTGGCCGGAGCCGGAGAACATTCCCCTCGAAATCCTGTACGAGGACGAAGACCTCGTGATGGTGAATAAGGCGCCCGGCATGGTGGTGCATCCGGCGCCGGGCCACCACACGGGCACGCTGGTGAACGCGATACTGTATCACTGCCCCGATTTCAGGCGCGCGGGCGAGGACATGACCCGGCCGGGCATCGTGCACCGGCTGGACCGGGACACTTCGGGCGTGATGGTGGTGGCGAAGAACGAGCCGGCCTTTCGCCATCTCGCGGCCCAGGCGGCGGCGCACACCTTCGATCGGCGCTACCTCTGCCTGGTGCGCGGCGAGTTTCAGGAGGAACGCGGCCGCGTGAACGCGAACATCGGGCGGAGCCTGAGCGACCGGAGCCGCATGGCCGTGACCGGGATCCGCGCCAAGGAGGCCGTGACGAATTTTGAGGTGCTGGAGCGCTTCGGGATCGCGTCCCTGGTGGGCCTGCAGCTGGAGACCGGCCGCACCCACCAGATCCGCGTGCACATGCGCTTCGCGGGCCGCCCGGTCCTGGGCGATCCCGTGTACGGCGAGCATGAGTATCGAAACTGGATTATTCCGGACGACCTCCGCGCCGCGCTGTACGGCCTCATCGGCCAGGCGCTTCACGCGGAACGCCTCGGCGTGACCCACCCGAAAACAGGAGAGCGGCTGACCTTTACGGCGCCGCCGCCGGAAGATTTTCAGCGCGCGCTGGATGGCCTGCGCCGCTACCACGAGTCCAATGCGACGCCTGGGGCGTAA